A single region of the Yersinia entomophaga genome encodes:
- a CDS encoding glycosyltransferase family 2 protein, with protein MSAKKRLSVVMITKNEADLLPECLDSISWADEIVVLDSGSEDDTLDLARQYGAQVYSNVQWQGFGKQRQRAQQYATGDYILMIDADERVTPELKASIDVVLASPDDDAVYSCGRRNLFLGRFMRHSGWYPDRVTRLYAHHRYQYNDNLVHESVDAGNAKVIPLKGDLLHLTCRDFFAFQRKQLSYAEAWATQRHQQGKSCSYFSILSHTLGAFCKTWLFRAGFLDGKQGLLLAVVNAQYTFNKYAALWALNQK; from the coding sequence ATGAGCGCCAAAAAACGTCTGTCTGTGGTGATGATCACCAAGAATGAAGCGGATCTGCTCCCAGAATGCCTGGACTCCATTTCCTGGGCTGATGAGATTGTCGTTTTAGATTCTGGCAGTGAAGACGACACTTTGGATTTAGCTCGTCAATACGGCGCGCAGGTATACAGTAACGTTCAGTGGCAAGGTTTTGGCAAACAGCGGCAGCGAGCGCAGCAATACGCTACCGGTGACTACATTTTGATGATCGATGCCGATGAGCGCGTCACACCTGAATTAAAAGCCTCTATCGACGTGGTATTAGCGTCTCCGGATGATGATGCCGTGTATAGCTGCGGCCGCAGAAATCTGTTTTTGGGGCGTTTTATGCGCCATAGCGGCTGGTATCCGGATCGGGTGACGCGTCTGTATGCTCATCATCGATATCAATATAACGATAACCTGGTGCATGAATCTGTTGATGCCGGAAATGCGAAAGTTATTCCGCTGAAAGGGGATTTACTGCACTTAACCTGTCGTGATTTTTTTGCTTTTCAGCGTAAACAACTCAGCTACGCCGAGGCTTGGGCTACACAACGCCACCAACAAGGTAAAAGCTGTAGTTATTTCTCTATTCTTAGCCATACTCTCGGCGCTTTTTGCAAGACCTGGCTGTTCCGCGCCGGATTTTTGGATGGTAAACAAGGGTTATTGCTGGCCGTAGTTAATGCGCAATATACTTTCAATAAATACGCCGCCCTGTGGGCACTCAACCAAAAATAA
- the rpmB gene encoding 50S ribosomal protein L28 yields MSRVCQVTGKRPVSGNNRSHAMNATKRRFLPNLHSHRFWVEGEKRFVTLRVSAKGMRVIDKKGIETVLAELRARGEKY; encoded by the coding sequence ATGTCCCGAGTCTGCCAAGTTACTGGCAAGCGCCCGGTGAGCGGTAACAACCGTTCCCACGCAATGAACGCGACCAAACGCCGTTTTCTGCCGAACCTGCACTCTCACCGTTTTTGGGTTGAGGGCGAGAAGCGCTTTGTAACTCTGCGTGTATCTGCTAAAGGTATGCGTGTTATTGATAAGAAGGGTATCGAAACGGTCTTGGCCGAACTTCGTGCCCGCGGTGAGAAGTATTAA
- the mutM gene encoding bifunctional DNA-formamidopyrimidine glycosylase/DNA-(apurinic or apyrimidinic site) lyase produces the protein MPELPEVETSRRGIEPYLVGHSIQYAIVRNSRLRWPVSDEILALSDQLVLSVQRRAKYLLLELPKGWIIIHLGMSGSLRILPEETEAEKHDHVDLVISNGKILRYTDPRRFGAWLWASDLATSNVLAHLGPEPLSDEFSASYLFNLSRNKRTLVKQWIMDNKVVVGVGNIYASESLFVAGIAPDRPAGSLTEAEVGLLVATIKMVLLRAIEQGGTTLRDFLQSDGKPGYFAQELQVYGRAGEPCRRCGHLIESAKHGQRSTFFCRHCQH, from the coding sequence ATGCCTGAATTACCAGAAGTTGAAACCAGTCGACGTGGGATTGAACCCTACCTGGTCGGCCACAGCATTCAATATGCCATCGTCAGAAATTCCCGTCTGCGCTGGCCGGTTTCAGATGAAATACTGGCTCTGAGCGATCAACTGGTACTGAGTGTGCAACGCCGTGCCAAATATCTGTTACTGGAATTGCCAAAAGGCTGGATTATCATTCATTTGGGTATGTCAGGCAGTTTGCGGATTTTGCCGGAGGAAACCGAGGCAGAAAAACATGACCATGTGGATTTGGTGATCAGTAACGGCAAAATATTACGCTATACCGACCCGCGCCGCTTTGGTGCATGGCTATGGGCTTCGGATTTGGCAACCAGCAACGTGCTGGCTCATCTCGGCCCTGAGCCGTTAAGCGATGAATTTAGCGCTTCCTACCTGTTTAACCTGTCTCGCAATAAGCGAACCTTGGTTAAACAGTGGATTATGGATAATAAAGTTGTGGTGGGTGTGGGGAATATCTATGCCAGTGAATCGCTGTTCGTCGCCGGTATTGCTCCCGATCGCCCAGCGGGTTCGCTAACTGAAGCAGAAGTCGGATTATTAGTTGCAACTATCAAAATGGTATTGCTGCGCGCTATCGAGCAGGGCGGCACAACGCTACGTGATTTTTTGCAGTCGGATGGCAAACCGGGGTACTTTGCGCAGGAATTACAGGTTTATGGTCGAGCCGGTGAGCCGTGCAGGCGCTGTGGTCATCTGATTGAAAGTGCGAAACATGGGCAGCGCAGCACGTTTTTCTGCCGTCACTGCCAGCATTAA
- the coaD gene encoding pantetheine-phosphate adenylyltransferase, whose protein sequence is MITRAIYPGTFDPMTNGHLDLVTRASSMFGHVILAIADSSHKKPMFTLDERVALASEVTAHLTNVEVIGFSELMATFAQQHKANILVRGLRSVSDFEYEWQLANMNRHLMPTLESVFLLPSEKWSFISSSLVKEVARHGGDITPFLPAPITKALLDKL, encoded by the coding sequence ATGATCACCAGAGCCATTTATCCGGGCACCTTTGATCCTATGACCAACGGTCATCTGGATTTAGTCACTCGTGCGTCTTCCATGTTTGGCCATGTCATTTTGGCCATTGCCGATAGTTCACATAAAAAACCGATGTTCACACTGGATGAGCGCGTTGCATTAGCCAGCGAAGTGACAGCGCATTTGACCAACGTGGAAGTGATCGGTTTTAGCGAATTGATGGCAACCTTCGCCCAGCAGCATAAAGCGAATATTCTGGTTCGGGGTTTGCGCTCGGTATCGGATTTCGAATATGAATGGCAGTTAGCGAATATGAATCGTCATTTGATGCCTACGCTGGAAAGCGTATTTTTACTGCCATCAGAGAAATGGTCATTCATTTCCTCTTCGTTAGTAAAAGAAGTGGCGCGTCACGGCGGCGATATCACACCATTCCTTCCCGCGCCAATTACCAAGGCTTTACTGGATAAACTCTGA
- the rpmG gene encoding 50S ribosomal protein L33 produces the protein MAKGVREKIKLVSSAGTGHFYTTTKNKRTKPEKLELKKFDPVVRQHVIYKEAKIK, from the coding sequence ATGGCTAAAGGTGTTCGCGAGAAGATCAAGCTGGTTTCTTCTGCTGGTACTGGTCACTTCTATACCACCACGAAGAACAAGCGTACTAAGCCGGAAAAATTGGAACTGAAGAAATTCGATCCAGTTGTCCGTCAACACGTGATCTACAAAGAAGCTAAAATTAAATAA